In a single window of the Amycolatopsis sp. cg5 genome:
- a CDS encoding S8/S53 family peptidase, which translates to MTAHDELIVDLEDLDAVTAALKNLGAWGGDWEVSEDLGLALLRNLAVRSAAELDTLIENLNAKLLSAGGVLPLIGKNDAAVIGYPQHKGILDPLNTDVEVVVGAPSGGVGVHIGVVDTPLFRHATFGPEVVADEEIAPTEDTLDVWAGHATFVVGKIREHAAGARITVKAGLDGTSGARSLWETARKIASFQHADIKILNLSLGVVTENDVEPVALRRALDRLGDGVVVVAAAGNRRLTSNPLKIFPAAFDDVIAVGALDAPFSMDRPWVDLEAPGIVQQGAYVVGEVDLLESPRAEFDGKATWSGTSFAAATVTGALAKALAEGLSGGAALAAVSAGPGAVAKKVSYPR; encoded by the coding sequence ACCTCGGCGCCTGGGGCGGTGACTGGGAGGTCAGCGAGGATCTGGGGCTCGCGCTGCTGCGGAACCTGGCCGTGCGCTCGGCGGCCGAGCTGGACACGCTCATCGAGAACCTGAACGCGAAGCTGCTTTCGGCGGGCGGCGTGCTGCCGCTCATCGGCAAGAACGACGCGGCCGTCATCGGGTATCCCCAGCACAAAGGCATCCTCGACCCGCTCAACACCGACGTCGAGGTCGTGGTCGGCGCGCCGTCCGGCGGCGTGGGTGTCCACATCGGAGTGGTCGACACGCCGCTGTTCCGGCACGCGACCTTCGGCCCCGAAGTCGTCGCCGACGAGGAGATCGCGCCGACCGAGGACACGCTCGACGTCTGGGCCGGGCACGCCACCTTCGTCGTCGGCAAGATCCGCGAGCACGCCGCGGGCGCCCGGATCACCGTCAAGGCTGGGCTGGACGGCACCAGCGGCGCGCGGTCGCTCTGGGAGACCGCGCGCAAGATCGCGAGCTTCCAGCACGCCGACATCAAGATCCTGAACCTGTCGCTCGGCGTGGTGACCGAGAACGACGTCGAACCGGTCGCGTTGCGGCGCGCGCTCGACCGGCTCGGCGACGGCGTGGTGGTCGTCGCGGCCGCCGGCAACCGGCGGCTGACGTCGAATCCGCTCAAGATCTTCCCGGCCGCGTTCGACGACGTCATCGCGGTCGGCGCGCTGGACGCGCCGTTCTCGATGGATCGCCCGTGGGTGGACCTGGAAGCGCCGGGCATCGTCCAGCAGGGCGCTTACGTCGTCGGCGAGGTGGATCTGCTGGAGTCCCCGCGCGCCGAGTTCGACGGCAAGGCCACCTGGAGCGGCACCTCGTTCGCGGCGGCGACCGTCACCGGCGCGCTCGCGAAGGCGCTGGCCGAGGGCCTTTCCGGCGGCGCCGCGCTCGCGGCCGTCAGCGCCGGTCCCGGCGCGGTGGCCAAAAAGGTCTCCTACCCGCGATGA